A genomic segment from Agrobacterium vitis encodes:
- a CDS encoding phosphomannomutase, translated as MAVKFGTSGLRGLSTELVGSVSALHATAFARMLLAKGYAKPGATVLIGQDFRPSSPEIAATCMGALQREGLVPVDCGAVPTPALAFYGSKIGAASLMVTGSHIPADRNGIKFYRPDGEIDKADEEAITALAAELAADEGANRVVHGAGEDRYAFAVDLFLKRNTAVLPPAAFKGMKIGVYQHSSVGRDMLVTLLEGYGASVLPLGRSEIFVPVDTEAVSPETIGKLSAWASEHGLDAIVSTDGDADRPLVADEKGVPLRGDLLGLITANLLGAAVIATPVTSNSGIEAASGFKVLRTRVGSPYVISAMNAALSVGESGVIGFEANGGVMLASDFTVHDGRLAALPTRDCVMPILAALYAAASAGQTLSAVVSDYRLPIALSDRLEHYALDKSNALMAFLRGSDENLHRFLVPIGGVRETSDIDGLRVTLSDNRVIHFRPSGNAPEMRCYVEASDQASAASLLVQGLDLLAKWPD; from the coding sequence ATGGCGGTAAAATTTGGCACCAGCGGACTGCGTGGTCTCTCAACCGAACTGGTTGGCAGCGTTTCGGCGCTGCACGCGACGGCATTTGCCCGAATGCTGCTTGCCAAGGGCTATGCCAAGCCTGGCGCGACCGTGTTGATCGGCCAGGATTTTCGCCCTTCCAGCCCGGAAATTGCTGCCACCTGCATGGGCGCGCTGCAACGGGAAGGGCTGGTTCCGGTCGATTGTGGGGCTGTTCCCACGCCAGCGCTGGCCTTTTATGGCAGTAAGATCGGTGCGGCCTCGCTGATGGTCACCGGCTCTCACATTCCAGCCGACCGCAACGGCATCAAATTCTATCGGCCGGATGGGGAAATCGACAAGGCTGACGAAGAGGCGATCACCGCACTTGCCGCTGAGTTGGCGGCTGATGAGGGCGCTAACCGCGTTGTACATGGCGCAGGCGAAGACCGATACGCGTTTGCAGTAGACCTGTTTCTGAAACGCAACACGGCTGTCCTGCCCCCTGCCGCCTTTAAGGGCATGAAAATCGGCGTCTATCAGCATAGCAGCGTGGGGCGTGACATGCTGGTGACCCTTCTTGAGGGCTATGGCGCATCCGTCCTGCCGCTGGGGCGCTCGGAAATCTTCGTCCCTGTTGATACCGAGGCGGTATCGCCTGAAACAATCGGCAAGCTTTCCGCCTGGGCAAGCGAGCATGGCCTGGATGCCATCGTCTCCACCGATGGCGATGCCGACCGTCCGCTGGTGGCCGATGAAAAAGGCGTGCCCTTGCGCGGCGATTTGCTCGGCCTGATCACTGCAAACCTGTTGGGCGCCGCGGTGATCGCCACACCCGTTACCTCCAATTCGGGCATTGAAGCCGCAAGCGGATTTAAGGTCCTGCGCACCCGTGTCGGCTCGCCTTATGTGATTTCCGCCATGAATGCGGCGCTCTCAGTGGGTGAAAGCGGCGTGATCGGCTTTGAGGCGAATGGCGGCGTCATGCTTGCCTCCGATTTCACCGTTCATGATGGCAGGCTTGCCGCTCTGCCGACCCGCGATTGCGTTATGCCTATCCTGGCAGCGCTCTATGCAGCGGCGAGCGCCGGACAGACACTCTCCGCCGTGGTGTCAGACTATCGCCTGCCGATTGCCCTTTCCGACCGTCTGGAACACTACGCCTTGGACAAAAGCAATGCGCTAATGGCGTTTCTGCGCGGCTCGGACGAAAACCTGCATAGGTTCCTGGTGCCTATAGGGGGGGTGCGTGAAACCAGCGATATCGATGGTTTGCGTGTGACGCTTAGTGATAACAGGGTCATCCATTTTCGCCCTTCCGGCAACGCCCCGGAAATGCGCTGCTATGTCGAGGCAAGCGACCAGGCATCGGCGGCCAGCCTGCTGGTCCAAGGTCTTGACTTGCTGGCGAAATGGCCGGATTGA
- a CDS encoding acyl-CoA thioesterase: MDRGHDPSELEMVVLMTPDMANFSGKVHGGALLNILDRVAYSCASRFSQQYAVTLSVDQVVFRQPIHVGELVTFRASVNYAGRTSMEIGIRVEAEEIRTGERRHTNSCYFTMVAVDAEGKPTTVPAFCPETPAKIRREKAARERRALRQEFEHRFKQVKLSGQD, translated from the coding sequence ATGGACCGTGGCCACGACCCTAGCGAGCTCGAAATGGTGGTATTGATGACGCCGGATATGGCGAATTTTTCCGGCAAGGTGCATGGCGGCGCGCTGCTGAACATTCTCGACCGGGTCGCCTATTCCTGTGCCTCGCGCTTTTCGCAGCAATATGCGGTGACGCTGTCGGTCGATCAGGTGGTGTTCCGTCAGCCGATCCATGTCGGCGAACTCGTAACGTTCCGCGCATCGGTCAATTATGCCGGGCGCACATCGATGGAAATCGGCATTCGGGTCGAGGCGGAGGAAATCCGCACCGGTGAACGCCGCCACACCAATTCCTGTTATTTCACCATGGTTGCCGTGGATGCCGAGGGCAAGCCGACCACGGTTCCGGCCTTCTGTCCCGAAACGCCGGCGAAAATCCGGCGGGAAAAGGCGGCCCGTGAGCGTCGCGCCCTGCGTCAGGAATTCGAGCATCGTTTCAAACAGGTCAAGTTGTCCGGTCAGGACTAA